A DNA window from Novosphingobium sp. RL4 contains the following coding sequences:
- a CDS encoding acyltransferase gives MKKYYNLIDLLRFVAATLVLVHHVASKAWHHPGSFPGLITHLPEPVPFFSNFGQPGWVGVEIFFVISGIVIANSAFDRTATQFVIGRASRLYPSVWVCAPLALFLLVLTGALESGWQAGFLKSMVLLPKGPWIDPVFWTLGVETIFYVVITMWTLQKRVSIEVVAVLLTAWSGVWVFLTLSGVEFSSSIERISLLRFAAFFALGILMWLWSEKRATRLTWMAGPFALCLCIAELILKTEVYKSINYDSVAPIAIWIASFFVMIYSLANAAAIRSGWMTNLGRLTYPLYLCHTTVAGAVTYGLIILGFSVLYAFLIGSATAIALAWAIAKFWEPVVASAIKRSLGRATAMLARAERAA, from the coding sequence ATGAAAAAATACTACAATCTGATAGACCTTCTGCGATTTGTCGCGGCGACCTTGGTGCTGGTTCATCACGTCGCTTCCAAAGCTTGGCATCACCCCGGCAGCTTCCCTGGCCTTATAACCCATTTGCCTGAGCCGGTGCCATTTTTTTCCAATTTCGGTCAGCCTGGCTGGGTTGGAGTTGAAATATTTTTTGTTATCTCCGGCATCGTGATTGCTAATTCGGCCTTCGACCGCACTGCAACACAGTTTGTAATTGGTCGCGCCTCGCGCCTGTACCCTTCGGTTTGGGTTTGCGCGCCCTTGGCGTTGTTTCTGCTAGTCTTGACTGGAGCGCTTGAATCGGGGTGGCAGGCCGGTTTCCTGAAATCGATGGTTCTTCTGCCTAAAGGGCCCTGGATAGATCCAGTGTTCTGGACATTGGGGGTGGAAACTATATTCTATGTAGTAATAACTATGTGGACCTTGCAAAAGCGTGTTAGCATAGAGGTTGTAGCAGTACTTTTGACGGCATGGTCGGGCGTTTGGGTATTTCTGACGCTTTCAGGGGTGGAATTTAGTTCTTCAATAGAGCGCATCTCATTGCTACGTTTTGCTGCCTTTTTTGCTCTCGGAATTTTGATGTGGCTTTGGTCCGAGAAGCGTGCGACGAGATTGACATGGATGGCAGGGCCATTCGCCCTATGCCTATGTATAGCGGAATTGATTCTCAAAACTGAAGTTTACAAGAGTATAAATTACGATAGCGTCGCTCCAATTGCCATTTGGATCGCCTCTTTCTTCGTTATGATTTACTCCCTTGCCAATGCTGCGGCCATTCGTTCTGGCTGGATGACAAACCTTGGGAGACTGACATATCCTCTTTACCTTTGCCATACGACCGTCGCGGGCGCTGTAACTTACGGATTGATAATTCTGGGGTTCAGTGTTCTGTATGCCTTCCTGATAGGGTCAGCGACAGCAATTGCTTTGGCTTGGGCGATTGCAAAATTTTGGGAGCCAGTTGTCGCCTCCGCAATTAAACGGAGCCTTGGTCGTGCAACAGCGATGCTCGCGAGGGCGGAACGGGCAGCCTAG
- a CDS encoding SOS response-associated peptidase yields MCNLYRLTKPADAVARLFRAKSAGAPNFAAEVYPKYTGLVVAEGEVRAMTWGFPRHAVSKKTGKPLKPTATNNARDDKLRGNPMWRDSFRDRRCLIPVTAWAEAEGATGQMTRTWYSLPDQELFAVAGIWRPTDEWGNAYSMVMVDGCDQMADVHDRMPTILAATDWAAWTDGSPDEAFALCRTWTGPLIVDRTLERWFMRQGEAPPATPSLL; encoded by the coding sequence GTGTGCAATCTTTACCGGCTGACGAAGCCCGCTGATGCGGTAGCTCGCCTGTTCCGCGCTAAGAGCGCCGGAGCGCCGAACTTCGCCGCCGAGGTCTATCCGAAATACACCGGGCTGGTGGTCGCCGAGGGCGAAGTGCGCGCCATGACGTGGGGCTTCCCCCGGCATGCCGTGAGCAAGAAGACCGGTAAGCCGCTGAAGCCCACCGCAACGAACAATGCGCGTGACGACAAGCTGCGCGGCAACCCGATGTGGCGGGATAGTTTCCGCGATCGTCGCTGCCTGATTCCCGTCACCGCCTGGGCGGAGGCTGAGGGCGCTACCGGGCAGATGACGCGCACCTGGTACTCCCTGCCCGATCAAGAGCTATTCGCCGTCGCCGGCATCTGGCGGCCGACCGACGAATGGGGCAACGCTTATTCCATGGTCATGGTCGATGGCTGCGATCAGATGGCCGACGTGCACGACCGCATGCCGACGATCCTCGCGGCGACGGACTGGGCAGCGTGGACCGATGGATCGCCAGACGAGGCCTTTGCGCTCTGCCGGACATGGACCGGGCCGTTGATTGTTGATCGGACGCTGGAGCGTTGGTTCATGCGCCAAGGAGAGGCGCCACCGGCTACGCCATCGCTCTTGTAA
- a CDS encoding sialidase family protein has translation MGDITERWNSAWRDFATDGIPATGENDPNKAEIRPIGYLIERAINAAQAGLTTVSNIAARDAFFAVPANQAKLVYVNNNNGSATDPANGVYEYAGGSARLAASFYAGVASVVQPLVDEAEGYAASAAISAASATEAATEVEATLDELGRPTLGLLPKWYSNFSPSTQVTLDPRGYLVAQNNGGAVIDGLGLNYSESIRDLEMRTPRTYPYITGTGVPSGAVLDARGYVSSTFGGSSDGKGAVALAAEKERLSRIAPSFAVTPLFVSTLEIGAARAGVSRYFRIPAGVNVRGDDHAFAEARRNSASDTGYISLAWAKRTGGVWGATTLLADEAGMDYHNPCPIYDQITGDLHLLWGAVTGGVTEAEEAGDPAKAGRMMHVVYRDGAWRKPSNNAVLTLPFKASDCDEVLQGRKAAWNLFYSGPGTGICMSDGFLIAPGWVRGADGLSYSIALRYDRMSRSWSAGGAVPYPSGVVNLNEATVAENDDGSLRINCRTTTGGGRVIATSFDQGRSWIGGYRDTTYPTPAVFESLLRLSLPGDGKAGRGLYYNVADPNDRQNATIRFSLDGFKSYAASRLIYPTLTEDVTTDFEGVPLAAPVSLTHRTDYGVMWSTGPGKTGLLIEAQVVRKDGTVGQYFVLLFIEFNDAWVLEYS, from the coding sequence ATGGGCGATATCACCGAACGCTGGAACTCGGCATGGCGCGACTTTGCGACGGACGGTATCCCTGCCACTGGCGAAAACGATCCGAACAAAGCGGAAATCCGCCCGATCGGTTACCTGATCGAACGCGCGATCAATGCCGCACAGGCCGGGCTTACGACTGTTTCAAACATCGCCGCGCGCGATGCCTTCTTTGCCGTGCCAGCGAACCAGGCGAAGCTGGTCTACGTCAACAACAACAATGGATCCGCCACCGATCCGGCGAACGGCGTTTACGAGTACGCTGGAGGCTCGGCTCGCTTGGCTGCGAGCTTTTACGCCGGCGTCGCCAGTGTGGTTCAGCCCCTTGTCGATGAGGCTGAGGGATACGCGGCCAGCGCAGCGATATCTGCCGCTTCAGCGACGGAAGCAGCCACTGAAGTCGAGGCGACGCTCGATGAGCTGGGGAGGCCAACGCTTGGCCTGCTGCCCAAGTGGTACAGCAATTTTTCTCCCTCGACCCAGGTGACCTTGGATCCTCGCGGATACCTCGTCGCTCAGAACAACGGTGGCGCGGTGATAGACGGCTTAGGGCTGAATTACAGTGAATCCATTCGAGATCTGGAGATGCGAACTCCAAGGACCTACCCGTACATAACGGGAACCGGAGTGCCTTCCGGCGCTGTATTAGACGCGCGTGGATATGTTTCCTCTACCTTTGGCGGGAGCAGTGATGGGAAAGGCGCGGTTGCGCTTGCAGCCGAAAAGGAGCGGCTATCCCGGATAGCCCCCTCTTTTGCTGTAACCCCATTGTTCGTCAGTACGCTGGAGATCGGAGCCGCCAGGGCAGGCGTGTCTCGGTACTTCCGAATTCCCGCAGGCGTGAACGTGCGCGGCGACGATCATGCATTCGCAGAAGCGCGGCGCAACAGCGCCAGTGACACGGGATACATCAGTCTTGCGTGGGCCAAGCGGACTGGCGGCGTGTGGGGGGCGACCACCTTGCTCGCCGACGAGGCCGGTATGGACTATCATAATCCTTGCCCGATCTACGACCAGATCACAGGGGACCTTCACTTGCTGTGGGGGGCGGTGACTGGCGGGGTCACCGAGGCAGAAGAGGCTGGCGACCCGGCCAAGGCTGGCCGGATGATGCATGTCGTCTATCGCGATGGCGCCTGGCGGAAACCTTCCAACAACGCAGTGCTGACCTTGCCGTTCAAGGCATCAGATTGCGATGAGGTCTTGCAGGGTCGCAAGGCTGCCTGGAACCTTTTCTACTCCGGCCCTGGAACAGGCATTTGCATGTCGGACGGCTTCCTGATTGCGCCCGGTTGGGTGCGCGGCGCGGATGGCCTGTCATACAGTATCGCGCTTCGGTACGACCGAATGTCCCGCTCCTGGAGCGCAGGTGGCGCTGTCCCTTACCCATCGGGTGTCGTGAACCTCAATGAGGCCACCGTGGCCGAAAATGACGATGGGAGCCTGCGGATCAACTGCCGAACCACGACGGGGGGCGGCCGGGTAATTGCCACGTCTTTCGATCAAGGGCGTAGCTGGATTGGCGGTTACCGAGATACGACCTATCCCACTCCAGCGGTGTTCGAAAGCCTGTTGCGCTTGTCGTTGCCGGGCGATGGAAAGGCGGGCCGAGGGCTCTACTACAACGTTGCCGATCCGAATGATCGACAGAACGCGACGATCCGTTTTTCGCTGGATGGCTTCAAGTCATATGCCGCTTCGCGGCTGATCTATCCGACGCTGACCGAAGACGTGACCACCGATTTCGAAGGCGTTCCGTTGGCTGCACCGGTCTCACTCACTCACCGTACCGACTACGGGGTCATGTGGAGCACAGGTCCCGGGAAGACTGGGCTTCTGATCGAAGCGCAGGTCGTCCGCAAAGATGGGACCGTGGGGCAATACTTCGTGTTGCTCTTTATCGAATTCAATGACGCTTGGGTTTTGGAGTACTCCTGA
- a CDS encoding lysozyme: protein MDVRKPIFDAVRGAAPKGLFNDASNVLALDNLLDAFGVARPVATGLRTSAAGIALMHKWEGCARKRGDGQFEAYPDPGSKDGEPWTIGWGSTGSDIGPGTVWSQAQCDARFVNDLVRYEKEVRAAIGSSPTTQAQFDALVSFHYNTGAIGKATLTKRHIAGDYAGAAVEFGKWIYNDGAVMEGLKRRRADEAALYAGGAA, encoded by the coding sequence ATGGACGTTCGTAAGCCGATCTTCGATGCCGTGCGCGGTGCGGCGCCGAAAGGACTTTTCAATGATGCCAGCAATGTGCTGGCGCTGGACAACCTGCTGGATGCGTTCGGCGTGGCGCGGCCGGTTGCGACCGGGCTTCGCACCAGCGCGGCCGGCATCGCCCTGATGCACAAGTGGGAGGGCTGCGCGCGCAAGCGCGGCGATGGCCAGTTCGAGGCCTATCCCGATCCCGGAAGCAAGGATGGCGAGCCCTGGACGATCGGGTGGGGTTCCACCGGCAGCGATATCGGCCCGGGCACGGTCTGGTCTCAGGCGCAGTGCGATGCGCGGTTCGTGAACGACCTGGTGCGATACGAAAAGGAAGTGCGCGCGGCGATCGGCAGTTCTCCCACCACGCAGGCGCAGTTCGATGCGCTGGTTTCGTTCCACTACAATACCGGCGCGATCGGCAAGGCCACGCTGACGAAGCGCCACATTGCCGGCGACTATGCCGGGGCGGCGGTCGAGTTCGGCAAGTGGATCTACAACGACGGTGCGGTGATGGAGGGGCTGAAGCGTCGCCGCGCGGATGAGGCGGCGCTTTATGCCGGGGGTGCGGCGTGA